The sequence below is a genomic window from Pseudorca crassidens isolate mPseCra1 chromosome 20, mPseCra1.hap1, whole genome shotgun sequence.
CCGCCGCCGAAGCTCTCGGGCAGCCGGGAAATCCCCCAGGCACTCCAGCTCCAGTCCTGACGTTCCCGGCACCTGAGCTCCTCCCATTAACCCAGGAGACTGCAAAAAACCTCTCCGGGACTTGGGCCCGCAGAACATAGTCTCCCTTCTGGGTCCAATCCTCTTCCAATAGTACCTCTAGGCAGCCTGATAACCTCCAAGCCAGACCCTCTAGGCACGAATCCCCTTCTTCTGGGCCTTTCTTGACAGGACACCCTCCCCCACTCTTGCTGCCAGTTCGGATCTTGCCTTTGAGACGCTCCCAAGGGACAGGACCGTCCCCGAGTCAGAGCCTCGGAAAGTCCGACACCCTCTCCCCAGCGGGACCTCCTCCGGGACACCCTTCCAGGCGCCTCCAATACCCAGCCATCCCCTCTCCACAGGTCTCCCAGGCACTGGTGCGCTCCTTTAGCTCAACCGCCCGGAACCGCTTCGAGAACCGAGTGGCTGAGAAACAGAAACTCTTCCAGgtaggcggggcggggggaggaccCGGGGCCGCCTGCTTGGTCCTGAAGACGAGTTGGGGGAGGCAGGGGCTTAAGGTCTACCGAGTAGGCAGCGCCTTTCCAATCGTTTACCCCCAACATCCAGGCGGACAATGACCTCCCGGTGCACTTGAAGGGCGGTCTAACCGACAACATCCTGTATCGAGTGACTATGGCTCTGTGCCTGGGAGGTGAGTGCAGGGCCCGGCTCAGCCTGAACTGCGGGAGGGAGCGGGACTCgagatggagagaggaaggggctggCTCCAGCGCTGGGGTTTTGGGAGGGGATTGGGGTCTGAGCTGGTGTGGGACGGTATGGGGCTCTGGGCTGGCAAATAGGAAGCACCCTAGGGCTTGGGCTTCTGTCCCAGAAGGGCGGCTGGGCTAGTGATGGGTCTGGGGAGAAAGCCCAAAGCCCGGTCTGGATCAAGGTCCAGCATTTCCCCAGTTGAAGTGCAGTTTGGGAAGGGAGCTGGAGCCTGAAGTAGGGCTGGGATCCAGGATGGTGACTGGGGAGTCTGCAGGGGGCTCAGGGAGGGAACTAGGGTCTCATTCTGTATCCCCCCCACACTCCCTCCCTAGGCACTGTCTACGGCCTGTACTGCCTTGGCTGGGCCTCCTTCCCTCAAAAGAAGTGAAACCAAGAAGTCTGCAGGACCTGAACAAGCATCAATAAATGTGCTGGCTTCTTGGGGAAGCCAGCCCGGCTCTGTCCTCCGTGTGTGTACCTCCCAGCCTTCCACCAACAAGTGATCTCTGCCCTGTGGACAGACCATTGCCCCAGCCCTGAGTCTCCAACGCTAGACCAGGGCTATCCCTAGGGTGTCGCTGCCTCTCAGCCCTCCCAGCACCCCTGGGCTGCCCCTCAGGGCCTGGGGACCTGGAATGGGACAGGGGGTTTGTATCCTGGGAGAGCAGCCCCTCTCCCTGCAGAGGccagagggtgggaaggaagatGCTGAGCATAATGTATGacacacagaggcagaggcaAGTGAGGACAGACTCACTCAAGCACAGAAGCTGAGAGGGGCAAACATGGCCTTGGGGGACAGAGCCAGGGGTAGCACTAAGACTTCCCACCAGCATGGCTCTTGGAGCAGAAGCAGAGATGGTCCAGGCTTCTAGTCTTGGCCTCCACAGGCTCTGTGAGAGATCTCAGCTATGaggctacagggacttccctggtggtccagtggttaagactccgcgcttccaacgcatggggcgcaggttcaatcctgggtaagggaactaagatcccacatgcagcggggccaaaaaaaaccccaaaaagaaTGAGGTTACAGCTCAACTGGGATCCAGAATTTGAAAAAAGACCAGGACTATAAGACAGGCGGAGacagactccctctgccccaaacAGAGCCAGAGACACCCCTCAACTCTCAGAATAGGAGGCAGATCTCAGAGAGAGCAGCAACTAGGGTGCATTTATTTCCTCCTGGACCCGGCAGGCTGGGAGCAGAATACAGACAAAGGCACTGGGGCATGTGGCCTGTTGTGGCCTGGAGTTCAGCTGCCTGGGTGGTAACTGAATGGGTGTGCCAGGGTGTGTAGGGACTGGAGTGATCCTCCCAGAACTGAGAGAAGGGCCCTTGGGGTGTGCAAGCAACACAAACATTGGGCTTGGCACAGAAGCAAGTAGATATGGAGTAGATGTGAGATGGGTGTGCTGGGGCGGGGTGTGTTGAAGCATGTTGGGCCCTGGCTGTTGACTGAGAATCCGGGTGCCAAGGGCTGGGAGAACAGAAAGGCCTGTGGGTCAGCAGGAGCCATGAAGATGTGACTGCAAACAGGATCAACCCTGGGGGAGACTGAAGAGTCCAAGGTGACTCCTACAGCGAGGCGATGAGGGGGCAGGTCTGGGACTCCCGTTCAGGAATACATGGTCAGCTGTAGCCACTGGGGAGAGGAAGGCACCGAGAGTGAGGATCAGGGAACCTAAGAATACCAGCAGCCCTTCTCTGCCCTCACCCAGGGGTCACTGGGAAAATAGGAGGGAGGGAGCCCCAGCCCAGAGCTGGTACAGGGGACTGAGGGGAGGGGCCCCCTGCTAGGATCCCACATCCCAGGATGGGGTTCTTACCTCCTGGATGTTCACCTGGATTTGTCCAGTGCCATCTTTGTCAAGAGATTTAAAGGCACCTGGAGAAAGGAAGGGTTGGAGGGATTGGCTTTtaggataaaaatatattaatatatgggATGACAATAATAATGGCTAGTACTCTGTGCCAAGCAATGTATAAAGCGCTTTCCgtgtatgaactcatttaatccgaTTCTGTGAGATaagtgtcatttaaaaataaggcacagagggatttccctggtggtccagtgggtaacactccacactctcaatgcagggggcccgggttcaatccctggttcgggagctagatcccgcatgcatgccgcaactaagaagcccacatgccacaactaagaagcccacatgccacaactaagaagcccacatgccgcaactaagaagcccacatgccgcaactaaaaaaaaaaaagatcctgcatgccacaacaaagatcccacgtgccacaactaagacccagcgcagccaaaataaatatttttttaaaaaatgaaaaaaaaataaggcacagagaagtgcaGTTATGTGCCCCATGTCACACAGTGTAAAAGTCAGAAAAATGGTATTGGAACCCAGACTGCTACCCACCTCAGTAATGAGCTCCATATCCTGACCTGCATGCCCCCCATCACCCCTCTGCCCAAGCCCCAGCCTCCCACCGACCGGCTCCACACGGTTCCAGCCTAAGGGGGCTACCGGAAGAAGGCGCTGCACTTCCTGCTCCTACAGCCTCGTGTGGTCCCCACTCCTGCCCTGAAACTTGACTCCATGTTCCTCACTCACAGCCAAACCTGTAGGCAAACAGGCTCCCATACTGTCTTTGTGGCTTCTCTGTCACTTACCACTCAGTTACCACCCTCAAGGGCCCACTCGCCTGGTACCCCGGAAGCTGCACTCACTGCTGGCCCTCTTGCTGGTAAATCCAAGGCCATTTCTTGGGCCCTCTCATACATGACTTTTGGCATCATCTGCCCTATTGTCCTCTCCCACCTTCCCTTCATGTCCCCGACACACCtgccccttttcctctccccaggCTCTTAATGCATTGTCTTCCCTGGGCTCTTGGGACACCGGGAGATCTTCCTAAAGTTAAACCTGAGACCCTGTCATTCCCCTGCCTGGACCCTGTCCACTGTCCCCAGTAGAGTCTGAGCACCCCTGAACTTGGCATTCACAGCCTGCACAGCCTGACCAGGCCCATTACTCCTGCCTCCTTTTATGCAACTCTCAGACAAATctgagttcaaattctagctTTGCAACTTCCTAGCTAAGTGGCTGTGAGCAAGAAATTTTGCCTCCTTGAACCCTAGGTTCCTCCTCcagaaaatggggacaataattcCCACTTCGCAGGGCTGTCTTAAGGATTCAGTGCGTTAATGTTCACAAGAGACCGCATGATCCAGCCCCTACTGACCCCTCCCAGCCTTAtgtctccccatcccacccccttccTAAAATGTTTAGCACTCTGAACCAAGTCCAACGAAAATCATCCAAAGCACCATCTACTCTTTCCTTTCTAGGCCTTCGCACAGGCTGTTCCCGCTGCAACACTCGTCCCCACCCTCTCACTCCTCCTCATCCATCAGGTCTCAACTTACAtgtgccctccctcctccaggaagccctccttgaccCCTTAAGCTGCATCAGGTGCCTTGTTAGGGTTGAATAGCTGTGAGAGCTCCCCCAGTCACAAATCTAAACCCAATCTGCCCTGAGCTTCCCCCTCACAGCCCTCATCACTCTGCCTAGGCTTCCCCGATCCCAGCCGTAACCACTGTGAGCTGTCACTGTCTGGGAATTTGCCTCTCCTCCTCTGGACTGTGAGCAACATGCGGGCAGAAACTAGGGCTATTTCAGTCGCTGCTGTGCCCCTAACATTGCCCACCTCAGGGTCAGGCTCAAAGGAGGCTTGGCGGATGGAAGTTGGACAAATCCCCACCCAGGAAGAGAGCTGGGGTGTCACTCACGGAACATGGCATCCAGTCTGACCAGGCAGCTGATGAAGTTGTCAAAATCCATGTTCCCTTCCTCATCTGAGTAGCGTCGGATGATCATGTTGTAGAGATGCTCATTCAGGTGGAATCCTGAGAACGACTGTCTCTCAGGTGCGGGGGCCACATAgcccagccctcccagccccaggatTCAGGCTCAGCCCAGCTCAGTGGGGGCTGCCTCACcagtcccacccccagccccatcacGTTCCCGCCAGCCACACCTGCTGCCTCAAAGGCCCCTGGGAGTTCACTGCTGCCAATGGTCCCTGAACAGTCAATGTCAAACTGTTTGTATATGGTCTGTGGGGACAAGGAGGTCAGGGTTCAACTAAGCATCATGGGGCATGGCATCTCCATGGCTTGGGGGTCTTTGTGCTAGGAGTTTCAGAGGCTGCACACACCTGCCACTTTTTGATGTTGTTCCACAAGTACTTGAATTCCTCGAAGCCCAGCTTGCCGGTCGTGTCACTCTGGTGAGAGGGTGTTAAGACTAAATGTACCCAGATACGTGCACTGTGTACATGATGAGGATAATGGCCAAGCAGGGGAACCTGGGCTAAAACCCCAGCTCCCATCCCACCCTAGTCATGTCACCTTGGGTGTGGCTTCATTGTTCATTTTGCCATACTTACTTTAgtctatatttctaaatatagaCTATTTTAGTCTATATTTCAAAATAGAGACATTTTAAACATAACCACGGGGaactcctcatttataaaattcttCAACAGTAATTCAATGTTATAAATGTTAGGACATGTAAAAAACAAGGGTATCTTAGAACTCTAAGGAAATAAGGGATAAGAGTAAATACCTGCTGGGTTTCTGATAAAAAgtgaatgaggggcttccctggtggcgcagttgttaagaatccgcctgacaatgcaggggacatggcttcgagccctggtctgggaagatcccacacgctgtagagcaactaagccttgcgccacaactactgagcctgagctctagagcccgcgagccacaactactgagcccgcgtgccacactactgaagccctcgcgcctagagcccgtgctccgcaacaagagaagccaccgcaatgagaagcccatgcaccacaacgaagagtagcccccgcttgcggcaactagagaaagcccacgcgcagcaacgaagacccaacgcagccaaaaaataaataagtaaataaaaataaataaataaaagtgaatgaGAGGGCTGTATATTGGTATAAAGCCCTTAGCTCAGGGGTTGGCACTtaataaattctcaataaatagcAACAATGGCCAAGACTTATCAAATGACCAAGTACACGTCAGATagtgctaagcttctcaggaacAACACTTTTGTCACTAAATCCTCAAGACACCAGTCCCACCAGTATTATACCCCAGTGACAGAGAAACAGATTCAGAGCTGAAAAATCAACCTGGGTGAGATCATGGTAACAGTTAGCATGTACAGACCGCTTATGTGCTATGTACTGTGCTAAACCTTTTGCATGTAACTCCAATTTGTTATCACCATTATCATTCACCCGATTTTACAGAGAGGCAAACTGACGCACAGAGAGGCTCAGTAACCTTGCTAAGGGCAGAGCTGGATTTGGTTAACACTATGCAACATGTTATGACAGCTGTTATTATGTATTGCCGCATGTCCAAGGTGGGTGTGTGTTGTGATATATACACGTCTACATCTGTGGATATGAAAGCTACACACTGACCGCCCAAATCATGCTCTCAGAAAATCCcctcttgggagttccctggtggcccagtggttaggactccttgctctcactgccgagggcccgggttcaatccctggttggggaaccaagatcccacaaaccatgcagcacagccaaaaaaaaaaaagaaagaaaagcaaaaaagaaaatccccTCTTCACCAAGGCCTCCGCCAGACTGCCCTCAAGGATACATCCATAACAGCCACCATGCTGCGACATGTGTCAATGCCAAAACCATCAGTCTTCAGATCAGGATCTGTGGGATGCAGGTTGAAAGTCAGAGGCCAGAGATCACAGCTACCCCAGTCGCCATGCCTCTAAACCTGCCCTGTGTGTTGACCCCAGTCACTCACGTCGGGTCACGACTTTGTTGAGAATGTTCATGAGTTCTGTGGCACTGACCTCCATGTCCTAGGGGGAGAAGTTAGGAATGGGTCAGGGGTGACTGAAAGGGGTCTGGGCATGTCATGAAGGAGGATGGGAACTTTGGGATTGCCATGGTCGAATGCACATGTAAAGGGCATCCAGAGGGAAGGCATGGAAGGGTGAGGACACTTCTGGGGGCCCCAGGTTACCTACCTCTCCAGCCAGCTGGGCAAAGAGCCTCCGGAACTGCCGGACCTCCTCACTCTCATTGGCCTCGATGTTGGAGTAATGGGTGCGAGGGGGCTGCAGAGGGAGGAGATCTCAGAGCAGGTATGGGGAGGGGTGCCCTGGCCAGGACAGCCTTAGGTGGGAAAGTCAGAGTGGGCTGGGTGGCTGAGTGACTAATGAATGAGAGGTGGTCAATGAATAGGGAGTGGATATAGCTAAGTTTAAGGATGTTACAAGGGAGAGACTAAATGAGATAAATTTCATAAGGAGAAGTGTGGGGCTTCTTCAAAGGGGCAATGATGGGTCCTTGTCCCTTTGAAGAAGAGGGGTCTCCGATTGTGAAGGGTGGCTTACCGGGGGCTCTGGGTTGTACTGCGCAGCCGCCTCACTGAAGGGAAACAAGGGGCAGTTAGTGCCAGGGGGCGGGGCCTCCAACGGGCAGCACCAGCGCCCACACCCCAagcccccaacccccagctcgCCGCCCTACCTACCTGTTCCCTCTGCCCGCCTCATCAGTCCTTGTCCTCCCCTGTCCCTATCCTCGCTGCCCTGGTTGTGTCCCCACGGTAGGACCCCCTCTTGCCAGGGCACACCCACGCGATGGCAGATTTCTCAAAAGACGGGAGCTCATTTCATAGAAGCTCGGCCCCAGCTTCCCGGGGCCCCACCCTCCTGGGTTCCACCTGTCTAGGAACCTGCTCCATCGCCACGGCTTCTGAACACTTGTGTCTTCCCAAGATCCCATCCCAGCTCCATTAGTTCTCACCCCTTTAAGGGATCACACTCAGTGGCCAAGACTAACGAGGCCCCTACCGACGCCCTGCCCTACCTCCACCAGgacatttttctaatttaaccAGCCAGTTCCCAGCCAGGCCCTGCCCCTTCAAGGCCATTTCCCCTGTCCCATTACGGTTAGACCTCTTCTGGGCACACCTCATTGACCCACCTACGAGGGCCACGCCGCGCCCATAAGGCTAGCCGTGCCCCCATGAAGTGATACCCAGCCTCACTGGCTCCGCCCCCTTAACGTTTGTCTCCAGGTTAGCGGAAGTAGGCCGCGCCAGCCCCATTAAGCTCCACCTCCCAAAGCCCATCAGATTGTCCCCACAAGACTACCCCCATGTCAAGCCCCGCCCCCATGAACTCATTACGGTCGGCCCCCTCAAGGCCGGTCTCCTAGCCCAGTCCCGGCCCAGCCTAATTAAGGTTCCTGGTCAGTGTCCAGGTTACCCCACTCTATTCTGGCTGGACAAGCCTCTtcctccaggccccgcccctcctcaGGCCCCGCCTTACCTAATGGCGCTAATGACCCCGCCCAGGATGCGCATGGCAGttccgccaccgccaccgccgccgccgccgcctcctcctccgccgccgccgccgccgccgccgctgatCAGGCCTCCGAGCACATTCCCTAGGCCCCCGCCCAGGCCCCCACCTCCCCCGCCGCCTCCTCCACCCTTCAGGAACGAGTTAACCAGGAACATGGCTGTGACTCAAGATTCCTGAGGAGGGAAAAAGGGGTCAGGTGGCTGTCTCGTCCCTGAGCCCGCCCCTTCCCCCAAAGAAATACGCATTTCTGACTGCTGGACTTGGGGGAGTGATATGAAGCCGCTAGGCGGAGACCTGTCCTCCGGCTGCGGCTTGAGGGTCCATTCGGGATGGGGTCTGGGCTTCTGGGGGAAGGGTCCGCGTCTGGCTTGAAGGACTCTGGGCTGAGTCTACGCATAGGCATCATTAAGCACCAGACAGCGGCCAGGTCAAGTGGGGTTCTCGAGATGGGGGCCCCAAGCTGACTCTCGAATCTGAGATCCAGAGCCCTAAGACTGATTTAGGGGTTTGGGGTGGGTCGGGAGCGTGGATCAGAAATTCTCCGCCTGGAGGCTCCTGGAGCAGAGTTTAGTAAATCCAGAATGTGGGCTTGAGGGTTTAGGTACAACCAGCAGCGGGATTAGTCTCATCGCTGTGTCTATGGGTTCGGGTCTAAGATATTGAGTGTGAGCCCCGGGGCCCGGGATACCGGAGTCCCCGTTAGAATTGAGAGCACGGATCCAGGATCGTAGTCCTGGAGGCCACACCCAGGGCTGAATTTACGGGGTACCTCTCAAATCCATGGGCTTCTATTTTAGATCCTGAGAGGGAGGGTGGAAGAGTCCCCGGGGCGGGATAACTAGGGCCGGACAGATCAGGGGGTTCGAATCCGAGATCGTGGGTGTGGTGGACCCCTGAGGACAagatttgagcatcttttcgggTCTGGAGGCCTCCAGGGCCGGGTTTACAGAGTGCAGGGGGAGTCCGGACTGGGCGCTCACCGCCTCGCTCGCGCGTCGGCCGGTCCGCTAGTCTGTGCTGCTCTGGGGCCTCCTGCTGCGTCCGGCTCCTCAGGGAGGGGCGGGTGACTCAGGCGGAAGAGGCCGGATTAGGCACTTGCGGGGCGGCCCAGCGGCATCCGCACGGTCCTAGAGCCGACATTGAAACTGCGCGTGTGCCTGCGGGCCCCGCCTTCTGTAATGAGGTGCGGCCGCCCAGGCTCAGTCCTGCGTTTCCGGTGCTTAGCGTTCCGACACCGCCCTGACTTAAAAGAGCTGAGATTTTCCCCTCCACTTATTGGTTCCAGGTGCAGGCGCCCGGGGACGAGAACTTCGAGGTGACTTGAGGACTCGTCGTGCCCAAGGTCACCCCCTAGTGTTGTAGTGTGAATGTTCGCCCCAAAATCAGCCTCCACCCAATCACAGATGTGGTTTTCGGTCTCCTCGGAAAGGAACTCTTGGCACTTGTCGCCTATCCTAGCCTTGTCGCGACAAGCAGCAGTTGGAGGCCCCGAATTATGTTTGGCCCACAGTACGGGGACAAGCGCCCGCATCTGTGGCGGGGTACAGCCCTGTGCGGCACAGCCCTGATGGCGTTCCAGTTCCGCCTACGAATTGGACTGTCTTGTGCCTTCTCCATCCACACCCCTTGGCCCCCTGAGTCAGGGTCACCAGAATCATTTTTCCTGGACGGGCCCAAAGTGTAGTCTCAGTCTTACAGTCTCTAAAGAGGGGCC
It includes:
- the CAPNS1 gene encoding calpain small subunit 1 — translated: MFLVNSFLKGGGGGGGGGGLGGGLGNVLGGLISGGGGGGGGGGGGGGGGGGGGTAMRILGGVISAISEAAAQYNPEPPPPRTHYSNIEANESEEVRQFRRLFAQLAGEDMEVSATELMNILNKVVTRHPDLKTDGFGIDTCRSMVAVMDSDTTGKLGFEEFKYLWNNIKKWQTIYKQFDIDCSGTIGSSELPGAFEAAGFHLNEHLYNMIIRRYSDEEGNMDFDNFISCLVRLDAMFRAFKSLDKDGTGQIQVNIQEWLQLTMYS
- the COX7A1 gene encoding cytochrome c oxidase subunit 7A1, mitochondrial gives rise to the protein MRALRVSQALVRSFSSTARNRFENRVAEKQKLFQADNDLPVHLKGGLTDNILYRVTMALCLGGTVYGLYCLGWASFPQKK